The Oncorhynchus mykiss isolate Arlee chromosome 20, USDA_OmykA_1.1, whole genome shotgun sequence genome includes a region encoding these proteins:
- the adprm gene encoding manganese-dependent ADP-ribose/CDP-alcohol diphosphatase, producing the protein MTTGMENCDKPLFTFGIIADIQYADIDDGFNFKRSRKRYYRNSLRLLHNAQKRWSADTVKPRFILQLGDIIDGFNKRHDASERALETVMKEFDSSPVEVHHVWGNHEFYNFSRDTLMRSVLNSTTDSEAGGGHLSSCEIYAYHFSPAPKYRFVVLDAYDVSLLGREESSLKYQQAIAILKAHNDNEDLNHPPAPVGMEQRFVKFNGGFSQDQLDWLEGVLSLADNKLERVTIVSHLPIHPSSTDPICLAWNYDALLSILQAHKSVVCFMAGHDHDGGYHRDDSGVHYLTLEGVIETPPDSDAFGTVSVYEDRMFLKGYGRMSDRILMYP; encoded by the exons ATGACAACCGGAATGGAGAACTGCGACAAACCACTGTTTACATTTGGAATAATCGCAGACATTCAATACGCCGACATAGATGATGGCTTCAATTTCAAACGCTCAAGGAAACGATACTACAGGAACAGTCTTCGCCTATTGCACAATGCACAGAAAAGGTGGAGCGCGGATACTGTCAAACCCCGGTTCATCCTTCAGCTCGGTGACATTATCGATGGCTTCAACAAGAGGCACGACGCATCAGAGCGAGCCCTGGAAACGGTGATGAAAGAGTTTGACTCCTCTCCGGTTGAAGTCCACCACGTGTGGGGCAACCATGAGTTTTATAACTTTAGCAGAGACACCCTAATGCGGTCGGTTCTCAATAGTACTACAGATTCTGAAGCAGGAGGGGGGCATCTCAGCAGCTGTGAAATCTATGCATATCATTTCAGTCCAGCCCCCAAATACCGATTTGTCGTTTTGGATGCCTATGATGTGAGCCTACTAGGGAGAGAGGAGTCCAGTCTGAAATACCAGCAGGCTATTGCTATTTTAAAAGCCCACAATGACAATGAAGATCTGAACCATCCCCCAG CACCTGTGGGGATGGAGCAAAGGTTTGTGAAGTTCAATGGAGGATTCAGTCAAGATCAGCTGGACTGGCTGGAAGGAGTTTTGTCGTTGGCAGACAACAAACTGGAGAGGGTCACCATTGTCA GCCATCTCCCTATCCACCCCAGCTCTACAGATCCTATCTGCCTAGCCTGGAACTACGATGCGCTGCTCTCCATACTCCAGGCCCATAAGAGTGTAGTCTGCTTCATGGCAGGACACGACCATGATGGAGGCTATCACAGAGATGACTCCGGAGTGCACTACCTAACACTGGAGGGGGTGATAGAGACCCCCCCGGACAGTGATGCCTTTGGTACAGTCTCTGTGTATGAGGACAGAATGTTTTTAAAGGGATATGGAAGGATGTCTGATAGAATACTGATGTATCCATGA